The following coding sequences lie in one Hippopotamus amphibius kiboko isolate mHipAmp2 chromosome 17, mHipAmp2.hap2, whole genome shotgun sequence genomic window:
- the PIPOX gene encoding peroxisomal sarcosine oxidase isoform X1 translates to MAAQKDFYDAIVIGAGIQGCFTAYHLAKHRKRVLLLEQFFLLHSRGSSHGQSRIIRMAYPEEFYTRMMAECYQIWAQLEHEAGTQLYRKTGLLLLGMKENPELKIIQATLSRHRVEHQCLPSEKLKQRFPNIRLARGEVGLLDKSGGILYANKALRALQDAIRQLGGIVHDGEKVMEIKPGLPVVVKTTSRSYQAKSLIITAGPWTNRLLRPLGVELPLKTLRINVCYWREKVPGSYGVSQAFPCFLGFGLAPHHIYGMPSGEYPGLMKVSYHHGNNADPEERDCPAAFSDIQDVRILSCFVRDHLPDLEPEPAIMEHCMYTNTPDEHFILDRHPKYDNIVIGAGFSGHGFKLSPVVGKILYELSMKLTPSYDLTPFRISRFPSLGKAHL, encoded by the exons ATGGCTGCTCAGAAAGATTTCTATGACGCCATCGTGATCGGGGCAGGCATCCAGGGCTGTTTCACTGCGTACCACCTGGCCAAACACAGGAAGAGGGTCCTCCTGCTGGAGCAG TTCTTCCTCCTGCACTCCCGAGGAAGCTCCCATGGGCAGAGCCGGATAATCCGGATGGCGTACCCTGAAGAATTCTACACCAGGATGATGGCTGAGTGCTACCAGATATGGGCCCAGCTGGAGCATGAGGCAGGAACCCAATTATACAG gaAGACCGGACTACTGCTGCTGGGAATGAAGGAGAACCCGGAATTAAAGATAATCCAGGCTACTTTGTCTAGGCACAGAGTGGAACACCAGTGTCTTCCATCTGAGAAACTGAAACAACGTTTCCCCAATATTCGGTTGGCCAGGGGAGAAGTGGGGCTCTTGGACAAGTCTGGAGGAATTCTCTATGCCAACAAGGCGCTCAGAGCCCTCCAG GATGCAATTCGACAGCTAGGAGGCATAGTGCATGATGGAGAAAAGGTGATGGAGATAAAACCAGGGCTACCAGTTGTGGTGAAAACCACCTCCAGGAGCTACCAAGCCAAAAGCTTGATCATCACAGCAGGGCCTTGGACCAACCGACTCCTCCGTCCCCTGGGAGTTGAGCTGCCTCTCAAG ACCCTGCGGATCAATGTGTGTTACTGGCGAGAGAAGGTTCCCGGAAGCTATGGTGTGTCCCAGGCCTTTCCATGCTTCCTGGGCTTCGGCCTGGCTCCTCACCACATCTATGGGATGCCCTCTGGAGAGTACCCAGGGCTGATGAAG GTCAGCTATCACCACGGCAACAATGCAGATCCTGAGGAGCGGGACTGCCCTGCAGCTTTCTCAGACATCCAAGACGTCCGCATCCTGAGCTGCTTTGTCAGAGATCACTTACCCGACCTAGAGCCCGAGCCTGCCATTATGGAACACTGCATGTACACG AACACCCCTGATGAGCACTTCATTCTTGATCGACACCCAAAGTATGACAACATTGTCATTGGTGCTGGATTCTCTG GGCATGGGTTCAAGCTTTCCCCTGTTGTGGGGAAGATCCTGTACGAATTAAGCATGAAATTAACACCATCCTATGACTTGACACCTTTTCGAATCAGCCGCTTTCCCAGCCTGGGCAAAGCCCACCTCTGA
- the PIPOX gene encoding peroxisomal sarcosine oxidase isoform X2 yields MAAQKDFYDAIVIGAGIQGCFTAYHLAKHRKRVLLLEQFFLLHSRGSSHGQSRIIRMAYPEEFYTRMMAECYQIWAQLEHEAGTQLYRKTGLLLLGMKENPELKIIQATLSRHRVEHQCLPSEKLKQRFPNIRLARGEVGLLDKSGGILYANKALRALQDAIRQLGGIVHDGEKVMEIKPGLPVVVKTTSRSYQAKSLIITAGPWTNRLLRPLGVELPLKVSYHHGNNADPEERDCPAAFSDIQDVRILSCFVRDHLPDLEPEPAIMEHCMYTNTPDEHFILDRHPKYDNIVIGAGFSGHGFKLSPVVGKILYELSMKLTPSYDLTPFRISRFPSLGKAHL; encoded by the exons ATGGCTGCTCAGAAAGATTTCTATGACGCCATCGTGATCGGGGCAGGCATCCAGGGCTGTTTCACTGCGTACCACCTGGCCAAACACAGGAAGAGGGTCCTCCTGCTGGAGCAG TTCTTCCTCCTGCACTCCCGAGGAAGCTCCCATGGGCAGAGCCGGATAATCCGGATGGCGTACCCTGAAGAATTCTACACCAGGATGATGGCTGAGTGCTACCAGATATGGGCCCAGCTGGAGCATGAGGCAGGAACCCAATTATACAG gaAGACCGGACTACTGCTGCTGGGAATGAAGGAGAACCCGGAATTAAAGATAATCCAGGCTACTTTGTCTAGGCACAGAGTGGAACACCAGTGTCTTCCATCTGAGAAACTGAAACAACGTTTCCCCAATATTCGGTTGGCCAGGGGAGAAGTGGGGCTCTTGGACAAGTCTGGAGGAATTCTCTATGCCAACAAGGCGCTCAGAGCCCTCCAG GATGCAATTCGACAGCTAGGAGGCATAGTGCATGATGGAGAAAAGGTGATGGAGATAAAACCAGGGCTACCAGTTGTGGTGAAAACCACCTCCAGGAGCTACCAAGCCAAAAGCTTGATCATCACAGCAGGGCCTTGGACCAACCGACTCCTCCGTCCCCTGGGAGTTGAGCTGCCTCTCAAG GTCAGCTATCACCACGGCAACAATGCAGATCCTGAGGAGCGGGACTGCCCTGCAGCTTTCTCAGACATCCAAGACGTCCGCATCCTGAGCTGCTTTGTCAGAGATCACTTACCCGACCTAGAGCCCGAGCCTGCCATTATGGAACACTGCATGTACACG AACACCCCTGATGAGCACTTCATTCTTGATCGACACCCAAAGTATGACAACATTGTCATTGGTGCTGGATTCTCTG GGCATGGGTTCAAGCTTTCCCCTGTTGTGGGGAAGATCCTGTACGAATTAAGCATGAAATTAACACCATCCTATGACTTGACACCTTTTCGAATCAGCCGCTTTCCCAGCCTGGGCAAAGCCCACCTCTGA